One Sanguibacter keddieii DSM 10542 genomic window carries:
- a CDS encoding MarR family winged helix-turn-helix transcriptional regulator: MDIAAPPVAPTDADQSLGWPLGVLLRGYEAVVGTELDGLPHRHRGYQVLREVVHGDQPSQLALAGHLGIDRTVMTYLIDDLVAEGLVERQPNPADRRQRKVVATELGHTRLAETCTRVSAAEDRVLAALDPAERSAFRDMLQRVATSVQDVDAETDPCVVASEVLGGRS, translated from the coding sequence ATGGACATCGCTGCGCCTCCTGTTGCGCCGACCGACGCCGACCAGAGCCTCGGCTGGCCCCTCGGTGTCCTGCTCCGCGGCTACGAGGCCGTCGTCGGCACCGAGCTCGACGGACTGCCGCACCGCCACCGTGGGTACCAGGTGCTGCGCGAGGTCGTCCACGGAGACCAGCCCAGCCAGCTCGCACTCGCGGGCCACCTCGGCATCGACCGCACCGTGATGACCTACCTCATCGACGACCTCGTCGCCGAGGGCCTCGTCGAGCGTCAGCCCAACCCGGCCGACCGCAGGCAGCGCAAGGTCGTCGCGACCGAGCTCGGCCACACCCGGCTCGCCGAGACCTGCACCCGCGTGTCAGCAGCCGAGGACCGCGTCCTCGCCGCCCTCGACCCGGCCGAGCGCTCGGCCTTCCGCGACATGCTCCAGCGCGTCGCCACCTCCGTCCAGGACGTCGACGCCGAGACCGACCCCTGCGTCGTCGCGTCGGAGGTGCTCGGGGGCCGCTCCTAG